Proteins from one Mycobacterium sp. EPa45 genomic window:
- the acsA gene encoding acetate--CoA ligase, translated as MSRARHRRARTVTVIHKVAGDWQVAPNFVDYERTRREFSWSTAPEPCVGMGSGACNIAYAAVDRHQDGPAASRTALRFVSMPDAGGMVTARELTYADLGRLTRQFTSVLRSLGIGRGDRVFTLMSRSPELYVSIMGALRNGSVVSPLFSAFGPEPIATRLGIGECDVLITTKAIYHKKLAKIRDQLPSVRHIVIVDDTTDNDDARGTLNFWHLMDGADDNAPIERTTPDDPALLHFTSGTTGTPKGALHVHGAVQMHYLTGLYALDLHPDDIYWCTADPGWVTGMSYGVISPLLHGVTSIVDEAEFDATRWYTILQSQKVSVWYTAPTAIRMLIKAGTELAAQFEFPHLRFIASVGEPLNAEAVWWGQRVLGLPIHDNWWQTETGGIMIANTPAFDIKPGSMGRPLPGVEACVVHRRDDGSVSVIAEPDVEGELALKPGWPSMFREYLHQDDRYRKCFADGLYLTGDLVKRDSDGYFWFVGRADDVIKSAGHLIGPFEVENALTDHPAVAEAAVIGKPDPTVGEVVKAFVALKDGFSAGDELRLDLLGHARKRLGAAVAPKEIEFVDSLPHTRSGKIMRRLLKARELGLPEGDTSTVESTAEPHAAGVRS; from the coding sequence ATGAGCCGGGCTCGGCACCGGAGGGCTAGAACAGTGACCGTCATCCACAAGGTTGCCGGCGATTGGCAAGTCGCCCCGAATTTCGTCGACTACGAACGAACACGCCGAGAGTTCAGCTGGTCGACGGCGCCCGAGCCGTGCGTCGGCATGGGATCCGGAGCCTGCAACATCGCGTATGCGGCCGTCGACCGTCATCAGGATGGGCCCGCGGCGTCACGCACAGCTTTGCGATTCGTGTCGATGCCCGACGCGGGCGGCATGGTGACCGCGAGGGAACTGACCTACGCCGACCTCGGCCGGTTGACGCGACAGTTCACCAGTGTGTTGCGGTCGCTCGGAATCGGCCGGGGCGACCGGGTATTCACGCTCATGAGCCGCTCACCGGAGCTCTACGTCAGCATCATGGGCGCGCTGCGCAACGGCAGCGTCGTGTCACCGTTGTTCTCGGCGTTCGGGCCCGAGCCGATCGCTACCCGGCTGGGCATCGGCGAGTGCGACGTGCTGATCACAACCAAAGCGATCTATCACAAGAAATTGGCCAAGATCCGGGACCAGCTGCCGTCGGTGCGCCACATCGTCATCGTGGACGACACCACGGACAACGACGATGCGCGCGGGACGCTGAACTTCTGGCATCTGATGGATGGCGCCGACGACAACGCCCCCATCGAACGCACCACACCCGACGATCCAGCACTGCTGCATTTCACCAGCGGCACCACCGGCACCCCGAAGGGCGCGTTGCACGTACACGGCGCGGTCCAGATGCACTACCTCACCGGCCTCTACGCCCTCGATCTGCATCCCGACGACATCTATTGGTGCACCGCCGATCCCGGCTGGGTCACCGGAATGTCGTACGGAGTGATCTCGCCGCTGCTGCACGGTGTCACGTCGATCGTCGACGAGGCCGAGTTCGATGCCACACGGTGGTACACCATCCTGCAGTCGCAAAAGGTGTCTGTGTGGTACACCGCCCCGACCGCAATCCGGATGCTGATCAAGGCCGGCACGGAGCTCGCGGCTCAGTTCGAGTTCCCGCATCTGCGCTTCATCGCCAGCGTCGGCGAACCCCTCAATGCCGAGGCGGTGTGGTGGGGACAACGAGTGCTGGGATTGCCGATTCACGACAACTGGTGGCAAACCGAGACCGGCGGAATCATGATCGCCAACACCCCCGCATTCGACATCAAGCCGGGCTCGATGGGCCGGCCCCTTCCCGGCGTTGAGGCGTGCGTCGTTCACCGTCGAGACGACGGATCGGTCTCGGTGATCGCGGAGCCGGACGTCGAAGGTGAACTGGCACTCAAGCCCGGGTGGCCTTCGATGTTCCGCGAGTATCTGCATCAAGACGACCGCTATCGCAAGTGCTTCGCCGACGGCCTTTACCTGACCGGTGATCTGGTCAAGCGCGACTCGGATGGGTACTTCTGGTTTGTCGGACGCGCCGATGACGTCATCAAGTCGGCGGGCCATTTGATCGGGCCGTTCGAGGTGGAAAACGCGTTGACCGACCATCCCGCAGTGGCCGAAGCGGCGGTGATCGGGAAGCCGGATCCGACCGTCGGTGAAGTGGTGAAAGCATTTGTCGCGCTCAAAGACGGGTTCTCCGCCGGCGACGAACTGCGACTGGATCTGCTCGGACACGCCCGCAAACGCCTCGGCGCCGCGGTGGCGCCCAAGGAGATCGAGTTCGTCGACTCGCTACCGCACACCCGCAGTGGCAAGATCATGC
- a CDS encoding nitroreductase has protein sequence MLHLAGRKHWYASTIRHVGRHSGKSYVTPVLADPTAAGFILPLPYGTGVDWLRNVLAAGQATITSAGRTYDVVAPEIIDAASAAPKLSPRRRRGFRRLGIDKFLEVTTVK, from the coding sequence ATGCTGCATCTGGCGGGTCGTAAACATTGGTATGCCAGTACCATTCGCCACGTTGGCCGGCATTCGGGCAAGAGCTACGTCACACCGGTTTTGGCGGATCCGACGGCGGCCGGATTCATTCTTCCGTTGCCTTACGGCACCGGCGTCGACTGGCTTCGCAACGTGCTCGCGGCCGGCCAGGCAACGATCACATCCGCCGGCCGAACCTACGACGTCGTCGCGCCGGAGATCATCGACGCCGCCTCGGCCGCACCGAAGCTCTCACCGCGACGGCGCCGGGGCTTCCGGCGGTTGGGCATCGACAAATTCCTTGAAGTCACGACGGTGAAATAG
- a CDS encoding SRPBCC family protein: MSNRRAGKTAMIRLGVTAATLIAARQFFRNWGTTKDECSMPLPGDDLVGQPAVVTTEGVTINRPPEAVWPWLIQIGQDRAGLYGYEKLQALTGLTHHVADRIHPEWQHLSEGETVRLAPRGWCGLKDGIVVTVVDVDAERSIVLRTAGSDNFWDAVWSLNVIPWGDDRTRLLIRTRVPLRQPGAVLGAELTSPARAFMTRAMLRGLKERAESMAPTISPS, from the coding sequence ATGAGTAACCGTCGGGCCGGGAAGACAGCGATGATTCGCCTGGGTGTCACCGCCGCGACGCTGATCGCGGCCAGACAGTTCTTCCGTAACTGGGGCACCACCAAGGACGAGTGCTCGATGCCGCTGCCTGGCGATGACCTGGTAGGACAACCCGCGGTAGTGACGACTGAAGGCGTGACGATCAACAGGCCGCCGGAGGCGGTGTGGCCATGGCTGATCCAGATCGGTCAGGACCGTGCCGGACTCTATGGCTACGAGAAGTTGCAGGCCTTGACCGGGCTGACCCACCACGTCGCCGATCGGATTCACCCCGAGTGGCAACACCTTTCCGAGGGCGAAACCGTTCGCCTGGCGCCGAGAGGTTGGTGCGGATTGAAGGACGGGATCGTCGTGACAGTCGTCGATGTCGATGCGGAGAGGTCGATCGTGTTGAGAACGGCGGGCAGCGACAATTTCTGGGACGCAGTGTGGTCGCTGAACGTGATCCCGTGGGGTGACGACCGTACCCGGCTTCTCATTCGGACCCGGGTACCGCTGCGCCAGCCCGGGGCGGTGTTGGGCGCCGAACTAACCAGCCCGGCAAGGGCTTTCATGACGCGTGCCATGCTCCGAGGGCTTAAGGAGCGCGCAGAGAGCATGGCCCCGACTATTTCACCGTCGTGA
- a CDS encoding universal stress protein, translating into MTARAAHRGIVVGVDGSTAARTAVRWAAREAATRNETLTVVTVVNPTMGTTIRGIPVMSDSYLQWQEEEARKALIEALKTVEESTQHAESVEVTTEMLTGPAAPTLVAMSENADMVVVGSRGHGTITRVLLGSVSTTLIHHAHCPVAVIPHDPLKVPALAPVVVGIDGSPASEAATAIAFDEASRRGVELVALHVWSDTKMLGFRVPDWSIVQSEAVELLAERLAGWRERYPDVTVCRVVACDEPARQLVEQSRSAQLVVVGSHGRGGVMTRLLGSVSTAVVHAAEVPVIVARR; encoded by the coding sequence ATGACCGCACGTGCGGCGCATCGTGGAATCGTGGTGGGCGTCGACGGCTCCACGGCCGCAAGGACCGCCGTCAGATGGGCGGCGCGCGAAGCGGCCACACGCAACGAAACCCTGACGGTAGTCACTGTGGTGAACCCGACGATGGGGACCACGATCCGTGGCATACCGGTCATGTCGGACAGCTATCTGCAGTGGCAGGAAGAAGAGGCCCGCAAGGCGCTCATCGAGGCTCTCAAGACCGTCGAAGAAAGCACACAGCATGCGGAGTCGGTCGAAGTGACCACCGAGATGCTGACCGGACCAGCAGCGCCGACGTTGGTCGCAATGTCTGAGAACGCCGACATGGTCGTGGTCGGAAGCCGCGGCCACGGCACGATCACCCGAGTCCTGCTCGGCTCGGTCAGTACCACGCTGATCCATCACGCGCACTGCCCGGTTGCCGTCATCCCCCACGACCCGCTCAAGGTCCCTGCACTGGCGCCGGTGGTCGTTGGTATCGACGGCTCGCCGGCTTCAGAGGCCGCAACGGCGATCGCATTCGACGAAGCGTCGCGGCGTGGAGTCGAGCTCGTTGCTCTGCATGTCTGGAGTGACACCAAGATGTTGGGCTTCCGCGTCCCCGACTGGTCGATAGTCCAGTCAGAGGCTGTCGAACTCTTGGCGGAGCGACTCGCAGGATGGCGGGAGCGTTATCCCGACGTCACCGTGTGCCGTGTCGTCGCATGTGACGAACCGGCGCGGCAATTGGTCGAACAGTCCCGGTCGGCCCAACTGGTGGTCGTTGGCAGCCACGGCCGTGGCGGAGTCATGACGAGGCTGCTGGGATCGGTCAGCACAGCGGTCGTCCACGCCGCCGAGGTACCGGTGATCGTGGCGCGCCGATGA
- a CDS encoding GAF domain-containing protein yields MGLLLQLAIEISSDLELDPTLHRIISAALTLTAARYGAIGVWGPDGTLTSFVHDGMDDPTVDRIGHLPVGKGILGALRERSELLRLDDLTQHPASAGFPDGHPPMRAFLGIPIRVRDQAFGSLYVADDRPGRAFTESDEVTARALASVAAVAIDNAQLFDATRLAASWTSASREITATVLADGQPILRPLQLIAERARELTGAEQAIVLVPEDADQPDDEVDMLVVSAAVGRYADDVLGQRIPVDGSTTGSVFRSGEPLITETFRKPIQAFTDVGERPAIVAPLSADGHSLGVLVVARNVNASHFTDEYLDLVRDFAGHAAIALTIARARQYTAELALLSDRERIAHDLHDQVIQRVFAVGLDLQGAIARVKDPELAQRLSRSVDALQAVITEIRSTIFNLKHPADSAGGLAARIHTVFEQLTNNRDVAATLNLSGPLSVVAAELAAHAEAVVTEAVSNAVRHSGAGRITVSVAVGDDLSIVVTDDGSGIPPDNTRSSGLRNLARRAESAGGIFRIVQPESGGTQLVWRAPLAAE; encoded by the coding sequence ATGGGCCTGCTACTGCAACTGGCGATCGAGATCAGCTCCGATCTCGAGCTGGATCCGACGTTGCACCGCATCATCAGTGCAGCGTTGACCTTGACCGCAGCGCGTTACGGCGCAATCGGAGTATGGGGTCCCGACGGGACCCTGACCTCGTTCGTCCACGACGGGATGGACGACCCCACGGTTGATCGAATTGGTCACCTCCCGGTCGGCAAAGGAATCCTGGGTGCGCTGCGGGAACGAAGTGAGCTGTTACGCCTCGACGATCTGACGCAGCACCCGGCGTCCGCCGGCTTTCCCGACGGGCACCCGCCGATGCGCGCGTTCCTGGGAATACCGATCCGAGTTCGCGACCAGGCCTTCGGCAGCCTCTACGTGGCCGACGACCGCCCAGGGCGTGCCTTTACCGAGTCCGACGAGGTGACCGCGCGTGCACTGGCGTCGGTTGCCGCGGTCGCCATCGACAATGCCCAGCTCTTCGACGCCACCCGATTGGCAGCGTCATGGACGAGTGCAAGTCGCGAAATCACCGCCACCGTCCTGGCCGACGGGCAGCCCATCCTCAGGCCGTTGCAGCTGATCGCCGAGCGTGCGCGCGAACTCACCGGTGCAGAGCAGGCCATTGTGCTCGTCCCCGAGGATGCCGACCAGCCTGACGACGAGGTGGACATGCTTGTGGTGTCTGCCGCAGTGGGCCGATATGCCGACGACGTACTCGGCCAGCGCATACCGGTCGACGGCTCGACCACCGGCTCGGTGTTTCGCTCAGGTGAGCCGTTGATCACCGAGACCTTCCGCAAGCCGATCCAGGCTTTCACCGACGTTGGCGAACGTCCGGCGATCGTCGCGCCGTTGTCCGCGGACGGGCACAGCCTCGGGGTGCTTGTCGTGGCACGCAACGTCAATGCTTCGCATTTCACCGACGAATACCTCGACCTCGTGCGGGACTTCGCGGGCCATGCCGCAATCGCCCTGACGATCGCCCGGGCACGCCAGTACACCGCTGAGCTCGCCCTGCTCAGCGATCGGGAGCGCATCGCGCACGACCTGCACGACCAGGTGATTCAGCGGGTGTTTGCCGTCGGATTGGACTTGCAGGGCGCGATCGCCCGGGTCAAAGACCCGGAGTTGGCGCAGCGGCTATCGCGGTCGGTCGATGCGCTGCAGGCTGTCATCACCGAGATCCGCTCGACCATCTTCAATCTCAAGCATCCTGCGGACTCGGCAGGGGGGCTGGCGGCGCGCATTCACACCGTCTTCGAGCAGCTGACAAACAACCGGGACGTTGCGGCAACGCTGAACCTCAGCGGCCCGTTGAGCGTTGTCGCCGCTGAACTCGCCGCCCACGCCGAAGCGGTGGTCACCGAAGCCGTGAGCAACGCCGTGCGCCACTCCGGCGCCGGTCGGATCACGGTGAGCGTGGCCGTCGGTGACGACCTGAGCATCGTGGTGACCGATGACGGCAGTGGGATACCGCCCGACAACACGCGCAGCAGCGGCTTGCGCAATCTCGCCCGGCGCGCGGAATCCGCGGGGGGTATTTTTCGAATCGTTCAGCCCGAATCCGGTGGCACGCAATTGGTATGGCGGGCTCCGCTAGCAGCGGAATGA
- a CDS encoding Clp protease N-terminal domain-containing protein, producing MEDSARIAYPVRLDDLIEAIKRVHTDALDQLADAVLAAEALGDIADHLIGHFVDQARRSGASWTDIGKSMGVTKQAAQKRFVPKMTNLDANDLDPEQGFSRFTPRARAAVVAAQNVAHKAANAEITSDHLLLGLLTDPAALATPLLRAQQITADAVRAAVTLPPPVADLPALIPFDAGARKALELTFREALRLNHNYIGTEHMLLALMEAETDDGTLHRLGFDKAHAEADVADTLAAITAAKSP from the coding sequence ATGGAAGACAGCGCCCGCATCGCCTATCCCGTCCGGCTCGACGACCTGATCGAGGCCATCAAACGAGTCCACACCGATGCCCTGGACCAACTCGCCGACGCCGTACTGGCCGCCGAGGCGCTCGGTGACATCGCCGATCATCTGATCGGGCATTTCGTCGACCAGGCCCGCCGGTCCGGCGCCTCTTGGACCGACATCGGCAAGAGCATGGGCGTCACCAAACAGGCGGCACAGAAGCGCTTCGTACCGAAGATGACGAATCTCGATGCCAACGATCTCGACCCGGAACAAGGGTTCAGCCGGTTCACCCCGCGGGCGCGCGCGGCCGTCGTCGCCGCCCAGAACGTCGCACACAAGGCGGCCAACGCCGAGATCACGTCCGACCACCTGCTGCTCGGCCTGCTCACCGATCCGGCCGCGCTGGCCACTCCCCTGCTCCGCGCCCAGCAGATCACCGCGGACGCCGTGCGCGCTGCCGTCACGTTGCCGCCGCCAGTCGCCGATCTGCCGGCTCTGATCCCGTTCGACGCGGGCGCTCGCAAGGCGCTTGAGCTCACCTTCCGTGAAGCACTTCGCCTGAACCACAACTACATCGGAACCGAGCACATGTTGTTGGCTCTGATGGAGGCCGAGACCGACGACGGCACGCTGCACCGGCTCGGCTTCGACAAGGCCCACGCCGAGGCCGACGTCGCCGACACACTCGCCGCGATCACCGCGGCCAAGTCGCCCTAG
- a CDS encoding SRPBCC family protein — protein MPTSVTRDIDAPRERVWEVLADGWTYSQWVVGNSRMRAVDADWPAPGTRILHSIGVWPAVINDETVVLSCTPQEELVLLAKLGPAGAARITLRLSDIDGGCRLEMAEVAVEGPMKFVPNRIQLAGFWPRNRESTWRLANLAADREPAEFEQS, from the coding sequence ATGCCAACGAGCGTTACGCGTGACATCGACGCGCCACGGGAACGAGTCTGGGAAGTGCTGGCCGACGGGTGGACCTACTCGCAATGGGTGGTCGGCAACAGCCGCATGCGCGCGGTCGACGCCGACTGGCCGGCGCCGGGCACCCGCATCCTGCACTCGATCGGCGTGTGGCCGGCGGTCATCAACGATGAGACCGTCGTGCTCAGCTGCACTCCGCAAGAGGAACTGGTGCTGTTGGCGAAGCTCGGTCCCGCAGGGGCCGCCCGGATCACCCTGCGGCTCAGCGACATCGACGGGGGCTGCCGCCTGGAGATGGCCGAGGTGGCGGTCGAGGGCCCGATGAAGTTCGTGCCCAACCGGATCCAGCTCGCCGGATTCTGGCCCCGCAATCGCGAATCCACCTGGCGGCTGGCAAACCTCGCCGCGGATCGCGAACCGGCTGAATTCGAACAGTCCTAG
- a CDS encoding long-chain fatty acid--CoA ligase, producing the protein MAGPRKSEERPDVSRIDNRAPSVPRMFLDRVAATPNAEAFRYPENDGWTSVTWAQVGERVELIAAGLIALGINPEDRVALASGTRYEWVVVDFGILAAGAATTTVYPSTNAEDTAFIVANSGSRVVVAENQSQVDKLTANRADLPAVEKVVIIDGTSDDDWVITLDDLEQLGKQLLADNPTAVTERIDAIPPEQLATLIYTSGTTGKPKGVRLHHEAWTYTAAALDSLQVLSDKDLNYLWLPLAHSFGKVMLAMPLVMGFPTVIDGRVDKIVENLAIIRPTFMGAVPRIFEKVHGRITETMAEEGGVKKRLFDWASDVGLEVSRARQAGHRVGPLLALQHKLADRLVFNTIRQRFGGRLRFFISGSAALDRDIAQWFDAVGTIVLEGYGLTETSAASSLNRLHAYRFGTVGWTLPYTDVKIAADGEVLLKGPGVMSGYHDLPEATAEAIDSDGWFHTGDIGELDAEGFLRITDRKKDMFKTSQGKYVAPSAISAAFKGICPFASEIIIYGEGKPYCVALVSLDAESIKEWADRNGLEGKSFEEVARDEKTRKMVEGYVETLNKHLNRWEQVKRFAIIDRELTVEAGDLTPSLKLKRKSVVENFHDNIDELYG; encoded by the coding sequence ATGGCAGGCCCGCGCAAATCCGAAGAGCGGCCCGACGTGAGCAGGATCGACAACCGCGCGCCGTCGGTGCCGCGGATGTTCCTGGATCGTGTCGCGGCCACCCCGAACGCCGAAGCGTTCCGTTACCCCGAGAACGACGGGTGGACCAGTGTCACCTGGGCGCAGGTGGGTGAACGGGTCGAACTGATCGCTGCGGGACTGATCGCCCTGGGGATCAACCCCGAGGATCGGGTCGCTCTGGCGTCGGGGACTCGCTACGAGTGGGTCGTCGTCGACTTCGGCATCTTGGCTGCGGGGGCGGCCACGACGACGGTCTACCCGAGCACGAACGCCGAGGACACCGCGTTCATCGTGGCGAACTCGGGCAGCCGCGTTGTGGTGGCAGAGAACCAGTCTCAGGTCGACAAGCTGACCGCGAACCGTGCGGACCTGCCGGCCGTCGAGAAGGTGGTGATCATCGACGGCACGAGCGACGACGACTGGGTGATCACGCTCGACGATCTCGAGCAGCTGGGCAAGCAGCTTCTGGCCGACAATCCCACCGCCGTGACCGAGCGGATCGACGCGATCCCGCCCGAGCAGCTGGCCACCCTGATCTACACCTCCGGTACCACCGGCAAGCCGAAGGGCGTGCGGCTGCACCACGAGGCGTGGACCTATACCGCGGCGGCGCTGGATTCGCTGCAGGTCTTGTCTGACAAGGACCTCAACTATCTTTGGCTGCCGCTGGCACACTCGTTCGGCAAGGTGATGCTGGCCATGCCCCTGGTGATGGGGTTCCCAACCGTCATCGACGGTCGGGTGGACAAGATCGTCGAGAACCTGGCAATCATCAGGCCGACGTTCATGGGTGCGGTGCCGCGCATCTTCGAGAAGGTGCACGGCCGCATCACCGAGACGATGGCCGAAGAGGGCGGCGTAAAGAAGCGGCTCTTCGACTGGGCCAGTGACGTGGGGCTGGAAGTCTCTCGCGCCCGGCAGGCCGGCCACCGGGTCGGACCCCTGCTGGCGTTGCAACACAAACTTGCCGACCGATTGGTGTTCAACACGATCCGGCAGCGATTCGGTGGGAGACTGCGGTTCTTCATCTCCGGGTCGGCGGCACTGGACCGCGACATCGCACAGTGGTTCGACGCGGTCGGCACGATCGTCCTGGAAGGGTACGGGCTGACCGAGACCTCGGCGGCGTCCTCGCTGAATCGCTTGCACGCCTACCGGTTTGGCACGGTCGGTTGGACGTTGCCGTACACCGACGTCAAGATCGCCGCCGACGGTGAGGTGCTGCTCAAGGGACCGGGCGTCATGAGCGGATACCACGACCTGCCCGAGGCGACGGCCGAGGCCATCGATTCCGACGGCTGGTTCCATACGGGTGATATCGGGGAACTCGACGCCGAGGGCTTCTTGCGGATCACCGATCGCAAGAAGGACATGTTCAAGACCTCGCAGGGCAAATACGTGGCGCCCTCAGCGATCTCGGCCGCCTTCAAGGGTATCTGCCCGTTCGCCAGTGAAATCATCATCTACGGCGAGGGCAAGCCCTACTGCGTCGCGCTGGTGAGCTTGGATGCGGAGTCCATCAAGGAGTGGGCCGACCGAAATGGCTTGGAGGGTAAATCCTTTGAAGAGGTCGCCCGCGACGAGAAGACCAGGAAAATGGTCGAAGGGTACGTGGAAACTCTCAACAAGCATCTCAATCGCTGGGAGCAGGTCAAGCGGTTCGCGATCATCGATCGCGAGTTGACCGTCGAGGCAGGCGATCTGACACCGAGCCTGAAACTCAAGCGCAAGTCGGTCGTGGAGAACTTCCACGACAACATCGACGAGCTGTACGGCTGA
- a CDS encoding EF-Tu/IF-2/RF-3 family GTPase: protein MFRLTVQDVFVIKNRGLVATGRVEQGQIAVGDEVRINGTRAVAIDAIESFRKKVDEAVEGDNVGLLFSRFGRGDLSPGDVLTTGAVEPASGGVEMRL from the coding sequence GTGTTTCGACTGACGGTTCAGGACGTCTTCGTCATCAAAAATCGCGGTCTTGTCGCAACGGGTCGCGTCGAGCAGGGTCAGATCGCGGTCGGCGACGAGGTGCGGATCAACGGCACCCGTGCGGTCGCCATCGACGCGATCGAAAGCTTCCGCAAGAAGGTGGACGAGGCGGTCGAAGGCGACAACGTCGGGCTGCTGTTCTCGCGTTTCGGCCGTGGCGACCTTTCGCCGGGTGACGTGCTCACCACGGGCGCGGTAGAGCCGGCTTCGGGTGGCGTCGAGATGAGGTTGTAG
- a CDS encoding cytochrome P450, with protein MTAPAQLPFRQSHPLRSPGDLLALQDTGAIHKVLTAVGDEAWLVTGYSLVRRLMDDERLGRTHRDPANAPRSRTSALFGGPIGDFESEPTDHARMRQLLQPHFGPRHMRTLQPKVEGLCADLLDDMERQGSPADLLTALAQPLPILVICDLLGVPYADRDRFRLWVDDAAFSPDDAVSLKGLESLLGYGMELVNAKRAHPADDVISRLCDEPDLTDFEIATLAMQLLFAGHETTVTQIWVGSLVLLSNPDQWRDLLHHPDLIPKAVEEILRAGMTGGVGVPRYARADIDADGVMIRQGDLVLLDPGAANHDPAFFADPDRVDLSRTGAAHVGFGYGLHYCVGAALARLELKTVYSQLIPRFPTLRLCADPATMTTGFHSLSHGLPELPVSWQ; from the coding sequence ATGACCGCTCCCGCGCAGCTGCCGTTCCGTCAGAGTCATCCACTGCGCTCCCCCGGCGACCTGCTCGCGTTACAGGACACCGGAGCAATACACAAAGTCCTCACCGCGGTCGGCGACGAGGCGTGGTTGGTGACGGGCTACTCGCTGGTGCGCCGGCTGATGGATGACGAACGCCTTGGCCGCACCCACCGCGATCCGGCCAATGCACCGCGCAGCCGAACCTCGGCATTGTTCGGCGGCCCCATAGGCGATTTCGAATCCGAGCCGACCGACCACGCCCGCATGCGCCAACTACTGCAGCCGCACTTCGGCCCGCGCCACATGCGCACGCTACAGCCGAAGGTCGAGGGCCTGTGCGCCGACCTGCTCGACGACATGGAACGCCAGGGATCACCGGCCGACCTGCTGACCGCCCTGGCTCAGCCGCTGCCGATCCTGGTGATCTGCGATCTGCTCGGCGTTCCGTATGCCGACCGGGACCGCTTTCGGCTCTGGGTCGACGACGCCGCCTTCTCACCCGACGACGCCGTCTCGCTCAAGGGACTCGAATCCCTCCTCGGCTACGGCATGGAACTGGTGAACGCCAAGCGCGCCCACCCCGCCGACGACGTCATCTCCCGGCTGTGCGACGAGCCCGACCTCACGGACTTCGAGATCGCCACCCTGGCAATGCAGCTGCTCTTCGCCGGGCACGAAACCACGGTGACGCAGATCTGGGTTGGTTCGTTGGTGCTACTGAGCAATCCCGATCAATGGCGCGACCTGCTGCACCATCCAGATCTCATCCCCAAGGCGGTCGAAGAGATCCTGCGCGCGGGCATGACCGGCGGTGTCGGAGTGCCGCGCTATGCCCGCGCGGACATCGACGCCGACGGCGTGATGATCCGCCAGGGTGATCTGGTCCTACTCGACCCGGGTGCGGCCAACCACGACCCCGCGTTCTTCGCCGACCCCGACCGGGTAGACCTGTCCCGCACCGGCGCGGCCCACGTCGGCTTCGGATACGGCCTGCATTACTGCGTTGGCGCGGCGCTTGCACGACTGGAACTCAAGACCGTCTACTCGCAGCTCATCCCCCGCTTCCCGACGCTGCGGCTGTGTGCCGATCCAGCGACCATGACGACCGGGTTCCATTCCTTGTCGCACGGGCTCCCCGAATTGCCGGTGAGCTGGCAGTGA